DNA from Podarcis muralis chromosome 13, rPodMur119.hap1.1, whole genome shotgun sequence:
GCCAGGGAATACTTAGGAACAAATTTAGGATTAAGCCCACTCCACATGTTGCAAATCCCAAACTGATCCCAACCTTTTGATAATTTGCAAAAACGAGATAGCTAATTGTAAATGTTTGAAATAACATACAACTTCACCATTAGTTATACCCTTCTGGAATGACGAGCTAATCAAATCCACAATGATATTAGCTGGAGAAAAGCTAAACTCGTAAAATGGATGATAAACCAACATAACATGCAAATTTGACAGAGAGAAACAATAATATAAGACAGACACAGTTATACCAATAGATAAAGTGAGTTCTCTTGTTTTCACCTGTTCAAACGGTTACCTGCCATGGATGGTGATTCAGAAGCTTCCAGTTACTTCCACCCACCATTGGTCTGTGTTTAACTTGGGATGAATgcatggcatgcaaagcatgggccaaagcatagacagcattgtagatgctaTAGCTGTTGCCACTCACGTTTGGGTCAAAAAGAGGCTCAGAAAGACTCTCCTGCTTCTCGTTTCCAGTGCATGCTTCCATATCTTGATCACCTATATCAGAGTCGGGGAGAATGCATTTGAATGCATATTGCCAGACATCCCTGATAAAGCCATCTTCTGAGTCTATAACTGGATTTCTCATCTGAAGGAATTTCTGGAATCCTAACAACTCTTGGGAATGAACTGCAAAGGATAAAGAGCCATCAATGAAGTTTACGTTCCATCTACTTTGATGTCCAACTGATGAGAAGTCCATCTGGGCTACCATAATAAAGACTTGACCACTTAACTTCACTGGTATATTCAATTCAAATATGTGAAGTAGTGTTGTCAACATGATAATATTCTTAACATCACCATGCAAGACAAACACATTGGCAGTGCTTTCTATTATGACTTTCTCAGCCTCGTTCACCTTATCCTTCATTTTTGGAATCCCACTGGAAAAGGATAGGTTGGGGAATCTTACTATGAAGTCAAAGCAGATCCCATTCAGGGAAAAGAGGGGAAGTATGACATTTACAAATCTTTCTCCAGTCTCATCATCCTGAGAGCAAATCACTCCAATCCACGTCCAgctaaaaaacagcagcaactggAGGATTCCCCTATATTGATGGTTTTCATTTGGAAACATCCGGTGGAAGAAAACAGCTGCAGTTACATCATTAATTTCTGGAGTAGCACCATAGGTAAGCTAAGTAAAAGAAAAAGTGTGGACGAGAAGGAGAGCATGTGCATTTATTTCCACATTAAATTATACAGATATGTTTTCATGATACCAGGTGAAAGCAGTCAAAATTGGGTGCATTTTTACCAGAATAACCATTACAATGATACCAGTTCATGCACTGATTAAAAAGTCATGCATATGATTTTACTTTATTGAAACAGATTCCACAACAAAAGTTCTACTATGGAGAACACAAAGATGGACCATTGCAGGACATGTAACCACCaggaggacccctgaccattaggtccagttgtgacctactctggggttgcgatgctcatctcgctttattggccgagggagccggcatacagcttccgggtcatgtggccagcatgactaagccgcttctggcgaaccagagcagcgcacggaaacgccatttaccttcccgccggagcagtacctatttatctacttgcactttgacgtgcttttgaactgctaggttggcaggagcagggaccgagcaacgggagctcaccccgtcgcagggtttcgaacagccgaccttctgatcggcaagccctagtctctgtggtttaacccacagtgccacccctgtCCCTGCTAACCACCAGGAGAGGCTCCTCCAAATAGATTAGTGAATGGGAAAGTTCATATGACAGTAAGATGACCCAAGGTTGTAGAAAGAACTGTTTGACCATTGTTAAACAGTAGCATATGTATAcaggatattttttaaataaaaaaatcatatgaatcaATAAACCTTTCCCCCTATTTCATGATTAACTGCAGCATGCAAGTTATGCCTttctgcagagctttccaaactgtgtgtcacaacagGTTAGTGAGTTGGCTGCACCGCGTAGGTGTGTTGCATGATATGTGTCCATACCTCTTTTAAGGGTTTGGCTttacctccggtttgctagtaaaactgaattactgtgtcacagaATGATGACATTTCCAATGTGGAAAGTTTACAAAGCTCTGCCTTTCTGTTTTGATAATGCAATTTTATATCCACAAACCACAAAAAGGAGATGTATGATTCATGGGCATATCTTACCTGGGGAATCTTGTAAATGCACAGGTTTGCTGCCATGTCAACACCAACATCAGAGCTAGGGCCCCCAATGACTGCTACGGGATTGTACTGGGTGTCACACTTGAAGTTAGGGATGCATTTTCCATGTGCAGAAAGAAGTTGCATTGAGGCATGATAAGTCCAGCTTGAACTGAAATAGCTATTGTAGATGTGGAATCCCAGGGTTATATTAGATAAGAGCTGTGGATTGTCATTAATCTCTGTTATTGCAAATACCAAGGCTACAATGTTCTGGTAGCTTTGAGGCAATGCCCTGGAAAGAATTTACAGGGTGCATCATAGCTAATCTACTTCAAAAAAAGGTATacaaaagtataataataataataatttattatttataccccagccactctgggcggcttccaacaaaatattaaaatacaatagtccgtcaaacattaaaagcttccctaaacagggctgccttcagatgtcttctaaaagtctggtagttgtttatttccttgacatctggtgggagggcattccacagggtgggtgccactaccgagaaggccctctgcctggttccctgtaacctggcttctcgcagcgagagaactgccagaagtaGGTTTCGTATGTATTTAATTTAAATTATGTACTGCACAAAATTATACTACCACATTTAATAGAAGTGTGAAGACACAGTTATAAGTTATATAAAACAGTATATGGACTGAAACAGAtaatttgaattttgaattttccGGAATTTTACAGCGTACTCCTCCAGGCaataatgtgcataaaaatgcacctaCCAGCATAAACTGTGCATACTAGTGCATTAAAATTGGGGTAGTATCCTCTGAATCTAATATACCAATGTTTAATTGAGAGCATAACACACTAATAAACCATAGATAATCTATAAAGATatatatttggtttttcaaaaatgaatgaatgagagaaaATGAGGTTCTTACAAATAATCATTAAAGAGTTCATCAAAAGGATGTTGTTCAAAggttatttcaaaagaaaacatgtaGAACTGAGAAATGATGCCTGCAATGATGAAGTCTCCTGGCTGATAATACTTGTGACGAACAGAAAGAGGGTAGTCGATGTTGCATTTATTAACAGGAGTATTGCATGACATCTGAGGCAGCAAAACTGATAGCCACACAAAGAACAGTATCTTCACCCATGAAAATGTCTTAATGAATTTCATTTTCTCTATTTCTATATCAACATTCAAATGTACTTGAGCAGCACAGTCTGATTTGAATGGAGATCCATTGGACTTATTGCGATGAAGGCTTATTCAGTGAAAATTACCAGGGATAATCAGTCTTACCAAATGTTGATTCTCACGAGCCCCGGTTCTTCATGGAAAAGTTATATCCTGCTAGTTGTTTTCCTGTGGTTATCAGAGGTCCGCTGAGATTTCAAGATGAAGTAGAAATAATTGTGACCAATTTGATAATTACAGAGCAGATAATTATCGGAGATTTGCAGGTTCTCTGAGACATTGCAGAGGAAAACACCCAGGTGGAGGTTGCCTCATGTTCTGCTCATTGGGGCATACAGAACCTTGTGTGGctaactccccccctccccagattgACCAAAACCAGAACATTGTTTGCAATGCATTTTGGGAAAGTTAAGGTTTTGGAGGCAAAAATCCCATTCAGCAGGAGGCTGAGGCAATGGTGTCCTTCTCGCCACCGCATGTATCTCAGGTAGCACACGCCTAGAATTCCATGTAATTGTGCCAGGCCTACTGTTTGCATATGTAGAATTACAGCTATCAAAGTGTTGAATGCAATCATCTCATTCCTGTAACTTCCATCAGTGCCCATGCAGACATAGGGTGGATTCACACATGAGGCTTGTTGCATTAGCTTACTGACTAATGCCAGTACCAATTTATAACATCCTTTTAACAATGCAGTGTCTGGGTTTTGACCATTATAGCTCCATTCCCGCCCCCAATGTCATTCACACAACAGCACCACATTTCTGAGtatctgttttctctcttttcctcagtTTGACATTCaggtttttctcctcctccctggaatTGCCTTCTCCTTAATGTTTCTAACTGCCCTGTTCTCCCCGTTTGCTGTGGCAGCACAGCTTGGTAGTCCTCATTGTCCCTTCTGCTCTACACCCTTGATCTGCCCTCCTCCAAACACTCTCTTGCCACACCCTGTTTTCCTACTGCCTGGGTGTTCTCTCTCACTCGCACCTACTTTCCATGCTGTCTCACttgcttctcttctttttttcttttttcaaaagctgTTTCACCTTTCCTGATTATCTTTCCCCTCTTGCTTTTTCAATGTCTTCTTAGCCCCCCAGGTCCACTGGGCTGTGTTATTGGTTGTATGTGTTGCACCTACACCTCAGTGGCCTTGGCTGGAGTCCTCAAGGGTAGGGATGGTAGCCACTGAACACTCAAGCCAATAGACTGTCAGCTTGCTCCAactaggaaagaaaaaaaggctcCAGGAACAAAGCATGGAGGAAGGATGTGTTGAAGGATCCTCCATTCAAAGGttgcttcagaacagaaatcacataaaCTTGCAGTGTAAAACTCACACGATTTCCCCAGTTTAAAAGAAGTTTGTTTGTATTCTGGGAGCAAATAGCACAGAAATGGGCACCAAACTTGTGCTTTATTCTGCTAGGTTTTGGGAAGTGGTTTTTACATTACACTGACCGTGTTGCCTATGGCTGTTCCACAAGTGCTCCATTCACGCTCTAAGCATAAAACAATATATAATAATTATCAATAACACAAGTGGAACCAGCAACAATTAAAAGCCACTTGGCTTGCTGGGCGGGGGAAAGAAATGAGAGATCTCAGCAGGAATCTAACACAGCATAGTGAGTATCCTTGCCTTATGTTACTAATGAAATTGATAGAATTTCATAGTATATTAACTAACCCATTGTGGCAGATAACATCTGGCAGGGAGGGGACTGCCAGCTGAGCTCTGATGGTTCAGGACATCTGAATGTGGCAGTGAGGCTGCTGCTTTAAAATCCACCATGGTAAACCTATAAGCCAGCTGCAAATGTTTGCTCCAACTAGGAAAGAAACAAAAGCTTGCATGAAAAAACTATGGGGAAAGGACCTGTGCAAATGTTGCTTCAGAGCAGCCATAACAGAAATTTGCAATTCAAAACACATGATTTTCTAgtatggaaaaatatatatattatttttttctggaagcaaataccAAAGAATTGGGCACCAGAAATGGGCACTTGTGCTGTGTTAGATTTTTTGGAACTGGTTTTCACgttatgtgaaagctcaaatataacatAGAAATGAACAGTAAGGGAATCATTGGGGGGAAAGTTCACTTTAGTTTTTTTATATTGCAGGATCCATGGAACTCCCGGCTACAAAAGCTCACAGCTTTGGCTGCCATCTATTCCCTTTTAAAACTTACTTTAAAGCTTCCTAACAGTTCCCCATAATAGCTGTAGACACCAACATTGGGACAGAATGAACTAATAACTAAGATTCTTAAAGGGATATATTATACGTTAAGGGAATACTAATATTTATTACATTCAGTGTTGTACATCTGATTTTTgaaatgttgtttttaataataataataataataataataataataataataataatttttatttataccccgccctccccagccaaggccgggctcagggcggctaacaagcaataataaaaacaagttgaatgactacaacttaaaaacaaaattaaaatacaacattaaaatattgaaacattaaaatattaaaatgtagcctcatcgcataaggagaaaggaaaagaaaaagaaaaagaaaaagaaagagggggagggactcaaattggctccaagccagagGCCAGGCGGAGCAActcaggccctgcagaaagaaatcagatcctgcagggccctggtctcatgaggcagagcattccaccaggtcggagccggtgttgagaaggccctggctctggttgaggctaatctaacttccttagggcttgggaccactagggtgttgctatttatgaaccttgaggctctccgtggggcataccgggagaggcggtcccataggtacgagggtcctaggccatgaagggctttaaaggtcaaaaccagcaccttaaatctgaccctgtactctaccggaAGCCAGTACAGCTgcaaaagcactgggtgaatatgctgccatggcagagaccccgtgaggagccttgctgcagcattctgcacccgctggagtttctgggtcagcttcaagggcagccctgcgtagagcgaattacagtagttaagcctggaggtgaccatcacatggatcactgtggccaggtcggggcgggaaaggtaagggaccaactccTGTTTGCAAGAGGTGTGATGCTATTAATGTCATATTGCTATATTTCTTACACTAAACCATTCCTTTTTCTATGTCGTTGTATTTGCtattttgttgttcttttattatgaaattgttcttGACGTTGTTGATTTTGAGATGTGTTCCTGTATTCTTGTTGTTAGCTACTTGGAGTAAGATTCTTTTAGTGGAagtgcagggtacaaataaaattatgattcAAAGATTGACCTTTACTTTCAGTCTTCCCAGGACACATGTTAAGGTAACCAGTCTATAGTTTCTGGGGCCCTAAGGTCCAATGTGAAGCCAGACTCATCTTAAGTGAACTTGCAAGTTTCTGCAATACAGTACTGGGCAGGGAATGAATAGTCTCTGGCAGACATTATAAGATGGGCAACATCTGTcatgggaagagggggagggTCAGCTGGGATGATGAGTTGCTCCTTGCTCTCTGGGTATCTCTTTCCAAATGAACAGAGGTCCAACAGAGAAGATGCAGGAGAGAAAAGTTAATAAAGGTCCCACAACGGGGAGAAAAGAGGTTCATGGGGATTTATGGaataccaaccccccccccttttgttgttTGAGGATTGTTTGTTAATTTAaatattctaaaaataaataaatttatttaaacaaaccccacaacaacaaaaaatgaataGAAGTCAGAACTGTAGATAATACAAACTTAGGGCTGGTTTTCAAAGACTTTTAACTCCCTCAACACACATCATTTTTTCAAGGGGAGTTCTGACATCATCATATTAATCTGTCAGTTTGTGAATACCAGTGAGACCTGCACAGAGCAAGCTGAGTAACTTCACTTTCAAATATAATGCATCTAGCATGGTATTTGCTCAAAGGTCCCTGCTTGTACAATGTTGAGAATATAAATATCATCTGCTCCCAACTACTATAGTTACATCCACTTACTTTCCTGCTACAAATTGCACTATCTGGGACCATTGATTCCCATAACACCATTGGATGATCACATGAGCTGGATGATTGCAGCTGTCACATCTAAGTGCCTGTAAATCTCAATGATATTATTATCCTCCCTGTAATTACGAAATTAAGCATGGAAGCTTCTTTTCCACATATCAAAGGATTTGCAAATATGAGTTGCATTATTATCAATGAAGATAGGAGGGTGCTGTGAATATTGCCGGTACAATTCCAAGGTGTAACAAGAGATAGTCAGAGCTTGGTCAGGCTGATAACAGATGCTTCACACTGCACAATCTGACTCATAAATCAGTGTAGTGTTGACTTAAGATAAGCTGATCAACACACAAAGGACTTACTGAAAGATAATGTGGGGACAGGAGAATTTAGGTAGAAGAGGAATTATTTCCTGCAAGATAGTTGGATTTGTACTATTCCCATCAGTGCTTCTACTTCAGGTGATGTGCACGATTCCTAACACTAAGTGCAGCATCTGCAgcccccttccttttcttcacaAGTATTACCAACCAGGAGACCTCATCGTTGCTGCTATTATGTCTCAGATCTCCATACTATTCAACTCAATAGACTTTGATAAATGTCCTTCTACTGACCTCTTTGACGATATTGTGTaagatttgttttgtaaaaacctCTGGTACCATGTGTTATATTAATATCAGCTTTCTCTGTCTTTGTCAAATAGTTGCATCATGCCCATATTAATCATCATCTGTTATCTTTTTAGTTACAGCAGCCATGAATCTAATATCAGCAACTTTAGGAGCATTTCAACCCAGTATCTGCCAGTATGTGCAGAGTTTGGGAAAGACAGGTCTTGGGCTAAGCCACATTCTTATCTGTACCTCGGAACTCAGTTTGGTGGGGTACAAATCACTCAAGTAAGCCTTAAATGTCATTGCACTGCAATACCTAAAAAACTGTCATGCCCCACATGAACTAACTGAGACCatacaatcatcatctgaggcctttcatTGTGTGCCCCCTTCACAAGAGTTTCAGGgcctttttctgcagtggcccctcTTTGTAGAATACGCTGCTAATGGAGGCTCACCTCGTGTCTTGGTTACATTTCTTCAGGAGCCttatgtatttctgtgtttttatgttttaaagtgccctatgatccttggatgaacacctgtatagaaatttaattttaaaataactaGAAATAAACACCATGGTTTAGAGCTGGATCCTGTGCATGTTAATATTCCTCCAGATTTACCTGAATTCAGATTGATCAGTAAGATATTATTGTTGCAGCTGAGTTGTAGCAATTTTCCAATCCAGAAGGCACTGTGTTACAGCATGTAACTCTCATTTCAGGGTTATGACACAGCTCTACCAACATATCCTAGCATTAGTATTTGCTGTAAAAGAGATCAATGCAAACCTCCAAATCTTACCCAACCTCACCCTGGGCTTCCACATCTATAACAGCCATTTCAGTGCAAGGTGGACCTATCGTTCCTCCTTGGAACTCCTCTCTACATACAGCAGATTCatccccaactacaaatgtgacaccCAGAATGAACTAGCAGCAGTCATTGGAGGTCCGAACTCTGAGGTGTGTCTTCATATGGCAAGTATACTGAGCAACTACAGAATTTCACAGGTACGTCTCCATACCATTGGGTCTTCTTTTCAGGCAAAAACCTAGCACTTTGCAGGTGCCGATGATCAGTTGGCCCTTCACAACTGTTACTGTGTTGATTCTTTGTCAGTTCTTTttcatttgctttccccccttgttGCTTAATATAGAATGTTATTAACTGCCGTGGAACAAATGATGAACTGGATAGATATCTTAATACAAATAATTGAAATAAGCTGGGTGAGGGGCTACAGGAAGGTGTCCTGCAGATGTTATTGAAATCCAACTTTCACCAGCCCCAGGAAGCAAGGGCGACCTACTCATAAATTATGGGAGTTCTCATCCTACAATGGAAGATTGTGGAAGCCCTGTTTCACCAGTGTAATGTAAGACATGGCTTTTCAATGTTTAGAGGATTGCTCA
Protein-coding regions in this window:
- the LOC114583390 gene encoding vomeronasal type-2 receptor 26-like; this encodes MSCNTPVNKCNIDYPLSVRHKYYQPGDFIIAGIISQFYMFSFEITFEQHPFDELFNDYLALPQSYQNIVALVFAITEINDNPQLLSNITLGFHIYNSYFSSSWTYHASMQLLSAHGKCIPNFKCDTQYNPVAVIGGPSSDVGVDMAANLCIYKIPQLTYGATPEINDVTAAVFFHRMFPNENHQYRGILQLLLFFSWTWIGVICSQDDETGERFVNVILPLFSLNGICFDFIVRFPNLSFSSGIPKMKDKVNEAEKVIIESTANVFVLHGDVKNIIMLTTLLHIFELNIPVKLSGQVFIMVAQMDFSSVGHQSRWNVNFIDGSLSFAVHSQELLGFQKFLQMRNPVIDSEDGFIRDVWQYAFKCILPDSDIGDQDMEACTGNEKQESLSEPLFDPNVSGNSYSIYNAVYALAHALHAMHSSQVKHRPMVGGSNWKLLNHHPWQVHQYLRRISFNNSVNEEVYFDQNGEIGAGFDIINWIVFPNQSFLKVKIGRIDPQAAPDKVFNICEDSIVWSKSFNQAVPLSTCNDNCHLGYRKTKKEGEQFCCYDCLPCPEGKISNEKDMADCFLCPEGQYPNINKDSCIPKSISFLSYEEPLGTSLAILALSFSSITTLVLWVFIQHKDTPIVKANNRDLTYTLLISLLLCFLCPLFFIGKPQTVMCLLRQTMFGVIFSVAVSSVLAKTIIVFLAFMATKPGSRMRKWVGNRLAFSIVLSCTLNQATICSVWLATSPPFPESDMNSMPEEIIVECNEGSVTMFYSVLGFMGVLAFVSFTVAFLARKLPDSFNEAKFITFSMLVFCSVWLSFIPTYLSTKGKYMVAVEIFSILTSSAGLLGCIFSPKCYILILRPELNNKDMLIRRK